The Dietzia sp. ANT_WB102 region ATGTCGTCGCGTGGCCAGATCGGCCACGCGGCGAGGAGGAGCGCCGTCACTGGCACGCCGGATGCTGGTCCGGTCGTAGACGCCGCGGTCTCACCCGTCGGTGGAGCTGAGATCCGGTTCCTCCGGCAGGTCGAAGCTCTCGTCCTCGTGACGCCCCGGGAGTGGTTCGAGCCTCGCCCGCGTGGCAGCGAGATCGTCGAGCACACGCTCGCGTAGCGCCCGCAATTCGGTTACGTGCGTCCGAGCCCTAAAAATCAGGCGATCCGCGCGGACGCGGGCGTCGTCCACTATCTGACGTGCGCTCTCCGCTGCCTCCCGGCGGGTGGACTCCGCTGCGGTCAAAGACGCCTCGCGCCGCTCGGCCTCCTCCTGTAGCGCCGCGTTCCGGCGCAGATTCGAGGCGAGCCGGTGGTCTTCGTCGATCTGGCTGCGTCGGCGCTCGGCTTGACTGTCCAAACTCTCGGCCGCGCGTTCGGCTGCGAGGACGATCTCCCGTGCCCGGGCGCGGGCGGCGGACAGCACGGACTCGCGTTCGGAGCGGATCGCTTCGGCACGACTGCGAACCCCGCTCAACTCCGTCGCAGCGGACTCCCGTAACCGCCATGCCTCCTCCTCCGCCTCGGCGCGGATCCGGTCGGCGGCGGCATGCGCGGAATCGCGGATGGACTCGGCTTCGGCAGTAGCCAGCGCGAGCATCGTCGACAGCCTGTCGGACATCTGTTCGCTGGTGACGGGCGCTCGACCGAGGTCGGCGACCCTGGTCTCAAGCTCGGCCACCCGCGAGCGTTCCCGGTCTGCTTCCGCAGTGGCCCGCTCGGCCCGCTCGACGGCGGCGTCCCTGTCTGCCCGCAGCAGCCCCGTCTCCGTCTCGAGACGCGTGAGGGCGTCCATCACCTGCTCACGGTCGAATCCCCTGCGCACCACCGCGAACGGTTCGGCGGCGTTGGATGAGATGTGCATGCTCGACATGTCCTCACCCTAGCGGCGTACGCCGGACGCGCGACTAGGCCTGAGCGTCGGAGGGTTCGACCAACTCTAGGAGTACGCCGCCCGCGTCCTTGGGATGGACGAAGTTGATTCGAGAGTTCGCGGTGCCCGTCTTGGGAGCCGGGTAGAGAACCCTGACGCCCCGGCCGGTGAGGTGAGCGACGATCGCATCGATGTCGGTGACGCGGACGGCCATCTGCTGGATGCCAGGGCCGTTGCGGTCGATGAACTTAGCGATGGTGGAGGACTCGTCGAGGGGCGCGAGAACCTGGAGGAGAGCGCTACCCTCCGGGCGGCCGGGGGAGCCGAGCATGGCCTCGCGGACGCCCTGTTCCTCATTGACCTCCTCGTGGAGGTTCTCCATTCCCAGGTTGTCCCGGTACCACGCGATCGCGGCGTCGAAGTCAGGGACCGCGACTCCGACGTGGTCGATCGCCACGACGAGTTCGGAGGGCAGAAGGGGCTGGCCGGCTGGGGTAGTGGTCATGCCTACCACGCTAGTCGGTCCGCTCGCGCGGTAGTTTGGCGAGTACTGTCTTATCCCCTCCATTGGAAGGTGTCTCATGACCGCCGACCCCACCCGTACCGTCATCGTCTCCGGTGCCCGCACCCCCTTCGGCCGCCTGCAGGGCGGGTTGTCCTCACTGACCGCTCCGGAGCTGGGCGGCATCGCGATCCGTGGAGCCCTCGAACGGGGAGGGGTGTCCCCGGAGGCTGTCGACCAGGTGATCATGGGGCAGGTGCTCGCGGCCGGGAACGGCCAGATGCCCGCCCGTCAGGCTTCGCTGGCCGGCGGGATCCCGGCGCGCGTCGACGCGCTGAGCATCAACAAGATGTGCCTGTCCGGGATGACCGCGATCGCATTGGCGGATCAGGCTATCCGCTCCGGGTACTCCGAGGTCGTCGTCGCCGGCGGTCAGGAGTCGATGTCCCAGGCTCCCCACCTGTTGCCCAAGAGCCGTGCCGGGTATAAGTACGGCTCGATCGAGGTCCTTGACCACATGGCGTACGACGGCCTCCACGATGTTCCGACCGACCAGCCGATGGGTGCGCTCACCGAGGCGCGCAACGTTGAACTGGAGATCACCCGTGAGCACCAGGACGAGTTCGCGGCAACCTCGCACCAGCGGGCGGCGGCCGCCGCCGCAGAGGGGCGTTTTGCCGACGAGATCGTGCCCGTGACGGTCAAGGGCCGCAAGGGCGACACCGTCGTGGAGAACGACGAGGGCGTGCGCGCCGACTCGACCCCCGAGTCAATGGCGAAGCTGAAGCCGGCGTTCGCCAAGAACGGGACCATCACCGCCGGATCCTCGTCCCAGATCTCCGACGGCGCATCCGCCGTCATCGTCACCTCCGCCGCGCGCGCCGAGGCAGAGGGCTGGCCGGTGCTCGCTGAGATCGTCGCGTACGGCACTGTCGCCGGCCCGGATTCGACGCTGCAGCACCAGCCCGCCGATGCGGTGCTGGACGCATGCAAGCGGGCGGGCGTCGAGGTTTCCGACATCGACCTGTTCGAGTTCAACGAGGCATTCGCCTCGGTCGGGCTGCATTCGACCCGCATGCTCGGCCTGAGCCCGGACAAGGTCAACGTCAACGGTGGCGCGATCTCGATCGGACACCCGATCGGGGTGTCCGGCACCCGAGTCGTTCTGACCCTGGCCCTCGAGCTCGCGCGCCGTGGCGGAGGACTCGGAGCGGCCGCACTCTGTGGTGGTGGCGGTCAGGGCGACGCCATGATCATCCGGGTGCCCGCAGCCGGCTGACACCCCGGCTCGCCTGTCGTGGCAGGATCGGAGTCGTGACAAGACCAGGTAACCGACCCCCGTCCGCCGCCGAGCAGAAACTCGCCGCGTCGCTCGCAGGCGCCGTCGATCTGTCCGGTCTGAAGAACCGTGCAGAGACCCGCCGGGGCGCGACCGACACCGGTCGCGCCCCGGGGCAGGGTGGCCCACCGCCCGGCGGCAGCCCGGCGGTCCTGGTGGAGGTGGACG contains the following coding sequences:
- the mce gene encoding methylmalonyl-CoA epimerase, with product MTTTPAGQPLLPSELVVAIDHVGVAVPDFDAAIAWYRDNLGMENLHEEVNEEQGVREAMLGSPGRPEGSALLQVLAPLDESSTIAKFIDRNGPGIQQMAVRVTDIDAIVAHLTGRGVRVLYPAPKTGTANSRINFVHPKDAGGVLLELVEPSDAQA
- a CDS encoding acetyl-CoA C-acetyltransferase gives rise to the protein MTADPTRTVIVSGARTPFGRLQGGLSSLTAPELGGIAIRGALERGGVSPEAVDQVIMGQVLAAGNGQMPARQASLAGGIPARVDALSINKMCLSGMTAIALADQAIRSGYSEVVVAGGQESMSQAPHLLPKSRAGYKYGSIEVLDHMAYDGLHDVPTDQPMGALTEARNVELEITREHQDEFAATSHQRAAAAAAEGRFADEIVPVTVKGRKGDTVVENDEGVRADSTPESMAKLKPAFAKNGTITAGSSSQISDGASAVIVTSAARAEAEGWPVLAEIVAYGTVAGPDSTLQHQPADAVLDACKRAGVEVSDIDLFEFNEAFASVGLHSTRMLGLSPDKVNVNGGAISIGHPIGVSGTRVVLTLALELARRGGGLGAAALCGGGGQGDAMIIRVPAAG